The Candidatus Dormiibacterota bacterium genome contains a region encoding:
- a CDS encoding sigma-70 family RNA polymerase sigma factor encodes MPDRDARVRALLPLVRRIARRVHRVIPRADLGDLIGDGSVGLVRAVDAYDPSRGVTLEYFARKLIVGAMLNGLRRLDSVPERVRRTARLGERERYTLAVMHGTVPSTREMARRYPGFERAECAAYRSLALSLDAPLPLGERLTPDAGADPACLTADNDERAYLQSLVCALPERQRRLLLAHYYGAESLRRIGAAWNISSQRASQIHIAAIARLRKAFYAASRRV; translated from the coding sequence ATGCCTGATCGCGACGCACGCGTGCGCGCGCTGCTGCCGCTCGTTCGCCGCATCGCGCGGCGGGTTCATCGCGTGATTCCCCGCGCGGATCTCGGCGACTTGATCGGCGATGGAAGCGTGGGCCTCGTCCGGGCGGTCGACGCGTACGATCCGTCGCGCGGTGTGACGCTCGAGTATTTCGCGCGCAAGCTCATCGTCGGTGCGATGCTCAACGGCTTGCGCCGGCTCGACTCCGTACCGGAGCGCGTGCGCCGCACCGCGCGCCTCGGGGAGCGCGAACGTTACACGCTTGCCGTGATGCACGGTACGGTACCATCGACGCGCGAGATGGCGCGCCGCTACCCCGGGTTCGAGCGAGCCGAATGTGCTGCGTATCGCTCGCTCGCGCTCTCGCTCGACGCGCCGCTGCCCCTCGGAGAGCGCCTGACGCCCGACGCCGGGGCAGATCCGGCGTGCCTGACGGCCGACAACGACGAGCGCGCCTATCTGCAGTCACTCGTCTGCGCGCTTCCGGAGCGGCAGCGCCGCCTGCTTCTCGCGCACTACTATGGCGCGGAGTCGCTGCGCCGCATCGGCGCTGCGTGGAACATCTCCTCGCAACGAGCGTCGCAGATACATATCGCGGCGATCGCGCGTCTGCGCAAGGCGTTTTATGCTGCGTCGCGTCGAGTCTGA